A genomic window from Solanum stenotomum isolate F172 chromosome 10, ASM1918654v1, whole genome shotgun sequence includes:
- the LOC125878303 gene encoding protein TOPLESS-RELATED PROTEIN 2-like isoform X1 has protein sequence MSSLSRELVFLILQFLDEEKFKETVHKLEQESGFFFNMKYFEEQVQAGEWDEVERYLSGFTKVEDNRYSMKIFFEIRKQKYLEALDKHDRVKAVEILVKDLKVFASFNEDLFKEITQLLTLDNFRQNEQLSKYGDTKSARNIMLVELKKLIEANPLFRDKLAFPSFKASRLRTLINQSLNWQHQLCKNPRPNPDIKTLFTDHTCASSNGTRPPPPVNTPLAGPVPKPGAFPPLGAHSPFQPVVSPSPSAIAGWMSSANPSMSHTAVAPGPPGLVQAPGAAGFLKHPRANPGGPGMDFQMAESEHLMKRMRAGQSDEVSFSGSTHPPNMYSPDDLPKTVVRNLSQGSNVMSMDFHPQQQTVLLVGTNVGDISIWEVGSRERLAHKSFKVWDISACSMPFQSALVKDATVSVNRCVWGPDGSILGVAFSKHIVQIYTYSPAGELRQHLEIDAHTGGVNDIAFSHPNKQLCVVTCGDDKTIKVWDAVSGRRQHMFEGHEAPVYSVCPHYKESIQFIFSTAIDGKIKAWLYDGMGSRVDYDAPGLWCTTMAYSADGTRLFSCGTSKEGESHLVEWNESEGAIKRTFSGFRKRSLGVVQFDTTRNRFLAAGDEFQIKFWEMDNTNMLTATDGDGGLPASPRLRFNKEGSLLAVTTSDNGIKVLANTDGQRMLRMLESRAFEGSRALSDVNVKPSIAGSLGPIPNISGSAPQIIERSDRTQQSMSIGNLATMESSRVPDVKPRIAENMDKIKSWKFSDIADSSQLKTLKLPDPLSASKVLRLLYTNSGLSVLALGSNAIHKLWKWQRNERNPSGKSSAAVVPQLWQPTNGALMSNDVGDAKSAEDAAACIALSKNDSYVMSASGGKVSLFNMMTFKVMTTFMPPPPAATYLAFHPQDNNVIAVGMEDSTIQIYNVRVDEVKIKLKGHQKRITGLAFSQSLNVLVSSGADAQLCIWSVDGWEKKKARPIQVPPGHQAPLVGETRVQFHNDQSHILVVHESQIGIYDTQLECQRSWYPRDSLSAPISSAIYSCDGLLIFTGFCDGAIGIFDADSLRLRCRIAPSAYLSSIGSSGSGAAFPVVIAAHPSDSHQFALGMSDGTVHVIEPSDAEPKWGGSSSQDNGAMPSIPSSSALNSQPSETPSR, from the exons ATGTCTTCCTTGAGTAGGGAACTGGTTTTCTTAATCCTCCAGTTTTTGGATGAGGAGAAGTTCAAAGAAACAGTTCATAA GTTGGAGCAAGAATCTGgtttcttcttcaacatgaaATACTTTGAGGAACAAGTGCAAGCTGGTGAATGGGATGAAGTTGAGCGATACCTTAGTGGGTTCACAAAGGTTGAAGACAACCGCTATTCAATGAAGATCTTCTTTGAAATAAGAAAGCAAAAATATCTTGAAGCTCTTGACAA GCATGATCGAGTAAAAGCAGTTGAGATTCTTGTGAAGGACCTTAAGGTTTTTGCTTCTTTTAATGAAGATCTCTTCAAGGAGATCACTCAGTTATTGACTCTTGACAATTTTAG GCAGAACGAGCAGCTCTCCAAATATGGGGATACAAAGTCGGCAAGAAATATTATGCTGGTAGAACTAAAAAAGCTTATCGAGGCAAACCCTCTGTTCCGTGACAAGTTAGCTTTTCCCTCTTTCAAAGCTTCACGACTGCGGACATTGATTAATCAAAG TCTTAACTGGCAGCATCAGCTATGCAAGAATCCACGTCCAAATCCTGATATTAAAACACTTTTTACTGATCATACTTGTGCTTCTAGCAATGGAACTCGGCCTCCTCCTCCTGTAAATACGCCTCTTGCTGGACCAGTTCCAAAGCCTGGGGCATTTCCTCCACTTGGAGCACACAGT CCATTCCAACCAGTTGTTTCACCTTCACCAAGTGCCATCGCAGGGTGGATGTCAAGTGCAAACCCTTCTATGTCTCACACTGCTGTTGCTCCTGGTCCCCCTGGACTCGTGCAGGCTCCTGGCGCTG CTGGCTTTCTAAAACATCCAAGAGCTAACCCAGGCGGTCCTGGAATGGACTTTCAAATGGCCGAATCAGAGCATTTGATGAAACGAATGCGTGCTGGTCAATCTGATGAG GTATCCTTTTCTGGTTCAACTCATCCTCCCAATATGTATTCACCGGATGACCTTCCCAAAACTGTTGTGCGGAATCTTAGCCAAGGATCTAACGTTATGAGCATGGATTTCCATCCACAACAACAGACTGTTCTTCTAG TGGGTACCAATGTTGGTGACATTAGCATTTGGGAAGTTGGATCTCGAGAACGGTTAGCGCATAAGTCCTTCAAGGTTTGGGATATATCTGCATGCTCAATGCCATTCCAG TCAGCTTTGGTCAAAGATGCCACTGTATCAGTCAATCGATGCGTGTGGGGTCCAGATGGTTCTATACTTG GTGTTGCCTTTTCGAAGCACATTGTTCAAATATACACATACAGCCCAGCGGGAGAATTGAGACAGCATCTAGAA ATTGATGCTCATACTGGTGGTGTTAATGATATTGCATTTTCCCACCCTAATAAGCAACTCTGCGTAGTGACGTGTGGGGATGACAAGACAATCAAG GTCTGGGATGCAGTAAGTGGTCGTAGGCAACATATGTTTGAGGGGCATGAAGCTCCTGTATATTCTGTCTGCCCTCACTACAAAGAGAGTATCCAG TTTATTTTCTCTACGGCCATTGATGGTAAAATTAAAGCTTGGCTGTATGATGGCATGGGATCAAGAGTAGATTATGATGCTCCTGGTCTTTGGTGCACAACAATGGCATATAGTGCTGATGGAACCAG ACTTTTCTCTTGTGGGACAAGTAAAGAAGGTGAATCCCACCTCGTAGAGTGGAATGAGAGTGAAGGAGCAATCAAGAGGACATTCTCTGGCTTTAGAAAGCGTTCATTAGGTGTTGTGCAATTTGACACAACGAGAAATCGTTTCTTAGCTGCGGGTGATGAGTTCCAGATAAAGTTTTGGGAAATGGATAATACCAACATGCTTACAGCTACTGATGGCGATGGTGGATTGCCT gcCAGTCCTAGACTAAGATTCAATAAGGAAGGCTCATTGCTGGCTGTCACGACGAGTGATAACGGAATCAAGGTTTTGGCAAACACTGATGGACAGCGAATGCTGAGGATGCTGGAGAGCAGGGCATTTGAGGGTTCTCGTGCGCTTTCTGATGTCAATGTTAAG CCATCAATTGCTGGTTCCTTAGGTCCAATTCCTAATATATCTGGGTCGGCACCTCAAATCATTGAACGTAGTGATAGAACTCAGCAATCAATGTCTATTGGCAATCTG GCCACCATGGAAAGCAGCAGAGTTCCCGATGTAAAACCTAGAATTGCAGAAAATATGGACAAGATTAAAAGCTGGAAATTCTCCGACATTGCTGACTCATCTCAACTTAAAACGCTAAAGTTGCCAGACCCTCTGTCAGCCAGCAAG GTACTGCGGCTGCTGTATACTAATTCTGGGCTTTCTGTGCTGGCACTGGGTTCTAATGCCATTCATAAGCTCTGGAAATGGCAGAGAAATGAGCGAAATCCATCTGGAAAG TCCTCCGCTGCAGTTGTTCCACAACTGTGGCAGCCGACAAATGGAGCACTCATGTCTAATGATGTCGGTGATGCGAAATCAGCTGAAGATGCAGCTGCATGTATTGCTTTATCTAAAAATGATTCTTATGTCATGTCTGCTTCTGGTGGGAAGGTCTCCTTGTTTAACATGATGACCTTCAAG GTGATGACAACTTTCATGCCACCACCCCCTGCAGCCACCTATTTGGCATTTCATCCTCAAGATAACAATGTTATCGCTGTAGGAATGGAGGACTCCACTATCCAGATATATAATGTTAGGGTTGATGAG GTCAAAATCAAGCTCAAGGGTCACCAGAAACGAATCACAGGCCTTGCATTTTCACAGAGCTTGAATGTACTGGTATCTTCAGGTGCAGATGCACAG CTATGTATCTGGAGTGTTGATGGCTGGGAAAAGAAAAAAGCAAGGCCTATACAAGTGCCGCCAGGTCACCAAGCTCCCTTAGTTGGAGAAACTAGAGTCCAATTCCATAATGACCAATCTCATATACTAGTAGTTCATGAAAGCCAAATTGGAATCTATGATACCCAGCTTGAATGTCAACGTTCA TGGTATCCAAGAGATTCACTTTCTGCTCCCATTTCAAGTGCTATATACTCATGTGATGGTCTGCTGATCTTTACTGGATTCTGTGATGGTGCAATCGGAATATTTGATGCAGACAGTCTCAGGCTTCGATGTAGAATTGCACCCTCAGCTTACTTATCTTCAATTGGCAG CAGCGGCAGTGGCGCTGCATTTCCTGTA
- the LOC125878303 gene encoding protein TOPLESS-RELATED PROTEIN 2-like isoform X2, whose product MSSLSRELVFLILQFLDEEKFKETVHKLEQESGFFFNMKYFEEQVQAGEWDEVERYLSGFTKVEDNRYSMKIFFEIRKQKYLEALDKHDRVKAVEILVKDLKVFASFNEDLFKEITQLLTLDNFRQNEQLSKYGDTKSARNIMLVELKKLIEANPLFRDKLAFPSFKASRLRTLINQSLNWQHQLCKNPRPNPDIKTLFTDHTCASSNGTRPPPPVNTPLAGPVPKPGAFPPLGAHSPFQPVVSPSPSAIAGWMSSANPSMSHTAVAPGPPGLVQAPGAAGFLKHPRANPGGPGMDFQMAESEHLMKRMRAGQSDEVSFSGSTHPPNMYSPDDLPKTVVRNLSQGSNVMSMDFHPQQQTVLLVGTNVGDISIWEVGSRERLAHKSFKVWDISACSMPFQSALVKDATVSVNRCVWGPDGSILGVAFSKHIVQIYTYSPAGELRQHLEIDAHTGGVNDIAFSHPNKQLCVVTCGDDKTIKVWDAVSGRRQHMFEGHEAPVYSVCPHYKESIQFIFSTAIDGKIKAWLYDGMGSRVDYDAPGLWCTTMAYSADGTRLFSCGTSKEGESHLVEWNESEGAIKRTFSGFRKRSLGVVQFDTTRNRFLAAGDEFQIKFWEMDNTNMLTATDGDGGLPASPRLRFNKEGSLLAVTTSDNGIKVLANTDGQRMLRMLESRAFEGSRALSDVNVKPSIAGSLGPIPNISGSAPQIIERSDRTQQSMSIGNLATMESSRVPDVKPRIAENMDKIKSWKFSDIADSSQLKTLKLPDPLSASKVLRLLYTNSGLSVLALGSNAIHKLWKWQRNERNPSGKSSAAVVPQLWQPTNGALMSNDVGDAKSAEDAAACIALSKNDSYVMSASGGKVSLFNMMTFKVMTTFMPPPPAATYLAFHPQDNNVIAVGMEDSTIQIYNVRVDEVKIKLKGHQKRITGLAFSQSLNVLVSSGADAQLCIWSVDGWEKKKARPIQVPPGHQAPLVGETRVQFHNDQSHILVVHESQIGIYDTQLECQRSWYPRDSLSAPISSAIYSCDGLLIFTGFCDGAIGIFDADSLRLRCRIAPSAYLSSIGSGSGAAFPVVIAAHPSDSHQFALGMSDGTVHVIEPSDAEPKWGGSSSQDNGAMPSIPSSSALNSQPSETPSR is encoded by the exons ATGTCTTCCTTGAGTAGGGAACTGGTTTTCTTAATCCTCCAGTTTTTGGATGAGGAGAAGTTCAAAGAAACAGTTCATAA GTTGGAGCAAGAATCTGgtttcttcttcaacatgaaATACTTTGAGGAACAAGTGCAAGCTGGTGAATGGGATGAAGTTGAGCGATACCTTAGTGGGTTCACAAAGGTTGAAGACAACCGCTATTCAATGAAGATCTTCTTTGAAATAAGAAAGCAAAAATATCTTGAAGCTCTTGACAA GCATGATCGAGTAAAAGCAGTTGAGATTCTTGTGAAGGACCTTAAGGTTTTTGCTTCTTTTAATGAAGATCTCTTCAAGGAGATCACTCAGTTATTGACTCTTGACAATTTTAG GCAGAACGAGCAGCTCTCCAAATATGGGGATACAAAGTCGGCAAGAAATATTATGCTGGTAGAACTAAAAAAGCTTATCGAGGCAAACCCTCTGTTCCGTGACAAGTTAGCTTTTCCCTCTTTCAAAGCTTCACGACTGCGGACATTGATTAATCAAAG TCTTAACTGGCAGCATCAGCTATGCAAGAATCCACGTCCAAATCCTGATATTAAAACACTTTTTACTGATCATACTTGTGCTTCTAGCAATGGAACTCGGCCTCCTCCTCCTGTAAATACGCCTCTTGCTGGACCAGTTCCAAAGCCTGGGGCATTTCCTCCACTTGGAGCACACAGT CCATTCCAACCAGTTGTTTCACCTTCACCAAGTGCCATCGCAGGGTGGATGTCAAGTGCAAACCCTTCTATGTCTCACACTGCTGTTGCTCCTGGTCCCCCTGGACTCGTGCAGGCTCCTGGCGCTG CTGGCTTTCTAAAACATCCAAGAGCTAACCCAGGCGGTCCTGGAATGGACTTTCAAATGGCCGAATCAGAGCATTTGATGAAACGAATGCGTGCTGGTCAATCTGATGAG GTATCCTTTTCTGGTTCAACTCATCCTCCCAATATGTATTCACCGGATGACCTTCCCAAAACTGTTGTGCGGAATCTTAGCCAAGGATCTAACGTTATGAGCATGGATTTCCATCCACAACAACAGACTGTTCTTCTAG TGGGTACCAATGTTGGTGACATTAGCATTTGGGAAGTTGGATCTCGAGAACGGTTAGCGCATAAGTCCTTCAAGGTTTGGGATATATCTGCATGCTCAATGCCATTCCAG TCAGCTTTGGTCAAAGATGCCACTGTATCAGTCAATCGATGCGTGTGGGGTCCAGATGGTTCTATACTTG GTGTTGCCTTTTCGAAGCACATTGTTCAAATATACACATACAGCCCAGCGGGAGAATTGAGACAGCATCTAGAA ATTGATGCTCATACTGGTGGTGTTAATGATATTGCATTTTCCCACCCTAATAAGCAACTCTGCGTAGTGACGTGTGGGGATGACAAGACAATCAAG GTCTGGGATGCAGTAAGTGGTCGTAGGCAACATATGTTTGAGGGGCATGAAGCTCCTGTATATTCTGTCTGCCCTCACTACAAAGAGAGTATCCAG TTTATTTTCTCTACGGCCATTGATGGTAAAATTAAAGCTTGGCTGTATGATGGCATGGGATCAAGAGTAGATTATGATGCTCCTGGTCTTTGGTGCACAACAATGGCATATAGTGCTGATGGAACCAG ACTTTTCTCTTGTGGGACAAGTAAAGAAGGTGAATCCCACCTCGTAGAGTGGAATGAGAGTGAAGGAGCAATCAAGAGGACATTCTCTGGCTTTAGAAAGCGTTCATTAGGTGTTGTGCAATTTGACACAACGAGAAATCGTTTCTTAGCTGCGGGTGATGAGTTCCAGATAAAGTTTTGGGAAATGGATAATACCAACATGCTTACAGCTACTGATGGCGATGGTGGATTGCCT gcCAGTCCTAGACTAAGATTCAATAAGGAAGGCTCATTGCTGGCTGTCACGACGAGTGATAACGGAATCAAGGTTTTGGCAAACACTGATGGACAGCGAATGCTGAGGATGCTGGAGAGCAGGGCATTTGAGGGTTCTCGTGCGCTTTCTGATGTCAATGTTAAG CCATCAATTGCTGGTTCCTTAGGTCCAATTCCTAATATATCTGGGTCGGCACCTCAAATCATTGAACGTAGTGATAGAACTCAGCAATCAATGTCTATTGGCAATCTG GCCACCATGGAAAGCAGCAGAGTTCCCGATGTAAAACCTAGAATTGCAGAAAATATGGACAAGATTAAAAGCTGGAAATTCTCCGACATTGCTGACTCATCTCAACTTAAAACGCTAAAGTTGCCAGACCCTCTGTCAGCCAGCAAG GTACTGCGGCTGCTGTATACTAATTCTGGGCTTTCTGTGCTGGCACTGGGTTCTAATGCCATTCATAAGCTCTGGAAATGGCAGAGAAATGAGCGAAATCCATCTGGAAAG TCCTCCGCTGCAGTTGTTCCACAACTGTGGCAGCCGACAAATGGAGCACTCATGTCTAATGATGTCGGTGATGCGAAATCAGCTGAAGATGCAGCTGCATGTATTGCTTTATCTAAAAATGATTCTTATGTCATGTCTGCTTCTGGTGGGAAGGTCTCCTTGTTTAACATGATGACCTTCAAG GTGATGACAACTTTCATGCCACCACCCCCTGCAGCCACCTATTTGGCATTTCATCCTCAAGATAACAATGTTATCGCTGTAGGAATGGAGGACTCCACTATCCAGATATATAATGTTAGGGTTGATGAG GTCAAAATCAAGCTCAAGGGTCACCAGAAACGAATCACAGGCCTTGCATTTTCACAGAGCTTGAATGTACTGGTATCTTCAGGTGCAGATGCACAG CTATGTATCTGGAGTGTTGATGGCTGGGAAAAGAAAAAAGCAAGGCCTATACAAGTGCCGCCAGGTCACCAAGCTCCCTTAGTTGGAGAAACTAGAGTCCAATTCCATAATGACCAATCTCATATACTAGTAGTTCATGAAAGCCAAATTGGAATCTATGATACCCAGCTTGAATGTCAACGTTCA TGGTATCCAAGAGATTCACTTTCTGCTCCCATTTCAAGTGCTATATACTCATGTGATGGTCTGCTGATCTTTACTGGATTCTGTGATGGTGCAATCGGAATATTTGATGCAGACAGTCTCAGGCTTCGATGTAGAATTGCACCCTCAGCTTACTTATCTTCAATTGGCAG CGGCAGTGGCGCTGCATTTCCTGTA
- the LOC125878303 gene encoding protein TOPLESS-RELATED PROTEIN 2-like isoform X3, giving the protein MSSLSRELVFLILQFLDEEKFKETVHKLEQESGFFFNMKYFEEQVQAGEWDEVERYLSGFTKVEDNRYSMKIFFEIRKQKYLEALDKHDRVKAVEILVKDLKVFASFNEDLFKEITQLLTLDNFRQNEQLSKYGDTKSARNIMLVELKKLIEANPLFRDKLAFPSFKASRLRTLINQSLNWQHQLCKNPRPNPDIKTLFTDHTCASSNGTRPPPPVNTPLAGPVPKPGAFPPLGAHSPFQPVVSPSPSAIAGWMSSANPSMSHTAVAPGPPGLVQAPAGFLKHPRANPGGPGMDFQMAESEHLMKRMRAGQSDEVSFSGSTHPPNMYSPDDLPKTVVRNLSQGSNVMSMDFHPQQQTVLLVGTNVGDISIWEVGSRERLAHKSFKVWDISACSMPFQSALVKDATVSVNRCVWGPDGSILGVAFSKHIVQIYTYSPAGELRQHLEIDAHTGGVNDIAFSHPNKQLCVVTCGDDKTIKVWDAVSGRRQHMFEGHEAPVYSVCPHYKESIQFIFSTAIDGKIKAWLYDGMGSRVDYDAPGLWCTTMAYSADGTRLFSCGTSKEGESHLVEWNESEGAIKRTFSGFRKRSLGVVQFDTTRNRFLAAGDEFQIKFWEMDNTNMLTATDGDGGLPASPRLRFNKEGSLLAVTTSDNGIKVLANTDGQRMLRMLESRAFEGSRALSDVNVKPSIAGSLGPIPNISGSAPQIIERSDRTQQSMSIGNLATMESSRVPDVKPRIAENMDKIKSWKFSDIADSSQLKTLKLPDPLSASKVLRLLYTNSGLSVLALGSNAIHKLWKWQRNERNPSGKSSAAVVPQLWQPTNGALMSNDVGDAKSAEDAAACIALSKNDSYVMSASGGKVSLFNMMTFKVMTTFMPPPPAATYLAFHPQDNNVIAVGMEDSTIQIYNVRVDEVKIKLKGHQKRITGLAFSQSLNVLVSSGADAQLCIWSVDGWEKKKARPIQVPPGHQAPLVGETRVQFHNDQSHILVVHESQIGIYDTQLECQRSWYPRDSLSAPISSAIYSCDGLLIFTGFCDGAIGIFDADSLRLRCRIAPSAYLSSIGSSGSGAAFPVVIAAHPSDSHQFALGMSDGTVHVIEPSDAEPKWGGSSSQDNGAMPSIPSSSALNSQPSETPSR; this is encoded by the exons ATGTCTTCCTTGAGTAGGGAACTGGTTTTCTTAATCCTCCAGTTTTTGGATGAGGAGAAGTTCAAAGAAACAGTTCATAA GTTGGAGCAAGAATCTGgtttcttcttcaacatgaaATACTTTGAGGAACAAGTGCAAGCTGGTGAATGGGATGAAGTTGAGCGATACCTTAGTGGGTTCACAAAGGTTGAAGACAACCGCTATTCAATGAAGATCTTCTTTGAAATAAGAAAGCAAAAATATCTTGAAGCTCTTGACAA GCATGATCGAGTAAAAGCAGTTGAGATTCTTGTGAAGGACCTTAAGGTTTTTGCTTCTTTTAATGAAGATCTCTTCAAGGAGATCACTCAGTTATTGACTCTTGACAATTTTAG GCAGAACGAGCAGCTCTCCAAATATGGGGATACAAAGTCGGCAAGAAATATTATGCTGGTAGAACTAAAAAAGCTTATCGAGGCAAACCCTCTGTTCCGTGACAAGTTAGCTTTTCCCTCTTTCAAAGCTTCACGACTGCGGACATTGATTAATCAAAG TCTTAACTGGCAGCATCAGCTATGCAAGAATCCACGTCCAAATCCTGATATTAAAACACTTTTTACTGATCATACTTGTGCTTCTAGCAATGGAACTCGGCCTCCTCCTCCTGTAAATACGCCTCTTGCTGGACCAGTTCCAAAGCCTGGGGCATTTCCTCCACTTGGAGCACACAGT CCATTCCAACCAGTTGTTTCACCTTCACCAAGTGCCATCGCAGGGTGGATGTCAAGTGCAAACCCTTCTATGTCTCACACTGCTGTTGCTCCTGGTCCCCCTGGACTCGTGCAGGCTCCTG CTGGCTTTCTAAAACATCCAAGAGCTAACCCAGGCGGTCCTGGAATGGACTTTCAAATGGCCGAATCAGAGCATTTGATGAAACGAATGCGTGCTGGTCAATCTGATGAG GTATCCTTTTCTGGTTCAACTCATCCTCCCAATATGTATTCACCGGATGACCTTCCCAAAACTGTTGTGCGGAATCTTAGCCAAGGATCTAACGTTATGAGCATGGATTTCCATCCACAACAACAGACTGTTCTTCTAG TGGGTACCAATGTTGGTGACATTAGCATTTGGGAAGTTGGATCTCGAGAACGGTTAGCGCATAAGTCCTTCAAGGTTTGGGATATATCTGCATGCTCAATGCCATTCCAG TCAGCTTTGGTCAAAGATGCCACTGTATCAGTCAATCGATGCGTGTGGGGTCCAGATGGTTCTATACTTG GTGTTGCCTTTTCGAAGCACATTGTTCAAATATACACATACAGCCCAGCGGGAGAATTGAGACAGCATCTAGAA ATTGATGCTCATACTGGTGGTGTTAATGATATTGCATTTTCCCACCCTAATAAGCAACTCTGCGTAGTGACGTGTGGGGATGACAAGACAATCAAG GTCTGGGATGCAGTAAGTGGTCGTAGGCAACATATGTTTGAGGGGCATGAAGCTCCTGTATATTCTGTCTGCCCTCACTACAAAGAGAGTATCCAG TTTATTTTCTCTACGGCCATTGATGGTAAAATTAAAGCTTGGCTGTATGATGGCATGGGATCAAGAGTAGATTATGATGCTCCTGGTCTTTGGTGCACAACAATGGCATATAGTGCTGATGGAACCAG ACTTTTCTCTTGTGGGACAAGTAAAGAAGGTGAATCCCACCTCGTAGAGTGGAATGAGAGTGAAGGAGCAATCAAGAGGACATTCTCTGGCTTTAGAAAGCGTTCATTAGGTGTTGTGCAATTTGACACAACGAGAAATCGTTTCTTAGCTGCGGGTGATGAGTTCCAGATAAAGTTTTGGGAAATGGATAATACCAACATGCTTACAGCTACTGATGGCGATGGTGGATTGCCT gcCAGTCCTAGACTAAGATTCAATAAGGAAGGCTCATTGCTGGCTGTCACGACGAGTGATAACGGAATCAAGGTTTTGGCAAACACTGATGGACAGCGAATGCTGAGGATGCTGGAGAGCAGGGCATTTGAGGGTTCTCGTGCGCTTTCTGATGTCAATGTTAAG CCATCAATTGCTGGTTCCTTAGGTCCAATTCCTAATATATCTGGGTCGGCACCTCAAATCATTGAACGTAGTGATAGAACTCAGCAATCAATGTCTATTGGCAATCTG GCCACCATGGAAAGCAGCAGAGTTCCCGATGTAAAACCTAGAATTGCAGAAAATATGGACAAGATTAAAAGCTGGAAATTCTCCGACATTGCTGACTCATCTCAACTTAAAACGCTAAAGTTGCCAGACCCTCTGTCAGCCAGCAAG GTACTGCGGCTGCTGTATACTAATTCTGGGCTTTCTGTGCTGGCACTGGGTTCTAATGCCATTCATAAGCTCTGGAAATGGCAGAGAAATGAGCGAAATCCATCTGGAAAG TCCTCCGCTGCAGTTGTTCCACAACTGTGGCAGCCGACAAATGGAGCACTCATGTCTAATGATGTCGGTGATGCGAAATCAGCTGAAGATGCAGCTGCATGTATTGCTTTATCTAAAAATGATTCTTATGTCATGTCTGCTTCTGGTGGGAAGGTCTCCTTGTTTAACATGATGACCTTCAAG GTGATGACAACTTTCATGCCACCACCCCCTGCAGCCACCTATTTGGCATTTCATCCTCAAGATAACAATGTTATCGCTGTAGGAATGGAGGACTCCACTATCCAGATATATAATGTTAGGGTTGATGAG GTCAAAATCAAGCTCAAGGGTCACCAGAAACGAATCACAGGCCTTGCATTTTCACAGAGCTTGAATGTACTGGTATCTTCAGGTGCAGATGCACAG CTATGTATCTGGAGTGTTGATGGCTGGGAAAAGAAAAAAGCAAGGCCTATACAAGTGCCGCCAGGTCACCAAGCTCCCTTAGTTGGAGAAACTAGAGTCCAATTCCATAATGACCAATCTCATATACTAGTAGTTCATGAAAGCCAAATTGGAATCTATGATACCCAGCTTGAATGTCAACGTTCA TGGTATCCAAGAGATTCACTTTCTGCTCCCATTTCAAGTGCTATATACTCATGTGATGGTCTGCTGATCTTTACTGGATTCTGTGATGGTGCAATCGGAATATTTGATGCAGACAGTCTCAGGCTTCGATGTAGAATTGCACCCTCAGCTTACTTATCTTCAATTGGCAG CAGCGGCAGTGGCGCTGCATTTCCTGTA